One region of Cryptosporidium parvum Iowa II chromosome 4, whole genome shotgun sequence genomic DNA includes:
- a CDS encoding conserved protein of possible plant or bacterial origin, with amino-acid sequence SEMSGPQKQYDLFIWGSTGFTGNLICDLLVRTYKPGTTNLNYCFGGRSVDKMEALRKCLIDTLDKETGTSKGEEMISSVPMFVCNNNEEIGKCIANSKVCINVSGPYTECGEIIVSLCCEHYTHYIDLSGEYAWAKKMQKLYGASIASKGLKFATSCGFVSTIVDLGLLHLQNFAAQTSGLPCQEVIHYSQHDGYNQSASYGTVKSVLLTINGPMRNEIKQNDPYGMCNGTLCLSNIAEVTEKNRVACKPIYNSSLQSWTSPNMLSGPYSMFVHFANEEMGYPYGMDFVFSSRSINNSYLSALTGCFKDKIGRFLSERYIISKMVHCGAPYLIGTGPDVSKAKDTVINSTFVGTTMQGKSYKCVVQARDLETYSISAVTALACSFSIIFDYDNLPQTAGFSTPSTLFGVSAIKQCQDLGIQFEVEHLEK; translated from the coding sequence TCAGAGATGTCCGGACCACAAAAACAAtatgatttatttatttgggGATCCACTGGCTTCACAGGGAATTTAATATGTGATTTACTTGTAAGAACATATAAACCAGGAACAACAAACTTAAATTACTGCTTTGGAGGAAGAAGTGTAGATAAAATGGAAGCCCTTAGAAAGTGCCTTATTGATACTTTAGACAAAGAAACAGGTACTTCTAAAGGTGAAGAAATGATTTCCTCTGTCCCAATGTTTGtatgtaataataatgaggAAATTGGAAAATGCATTGcaaattcaaaagtttGTATCAATGTTTCTGGGCCATATACTGAATGCGGTGAGATTATTGTGAGCCTATGCTGTGAGCATTACACTCATTATATAGATTTGTCCGGTGAGTATGCATGGGCAAAAAAAATGCAAAAATTATATGGAGCTTCAATTGCATCCAAGGGTTTGAAATTTGCCACAAGTTGTGGATTTGTCTCAACTATTGTTGATTTAGGATTATTGCATCTTCAAAACTTTGCGGCACAAACAAGTGGTCTCCCATGTCAAGAAGTCATACACTATTCTCAGCATGATGGATATAACCAATCAGCAAGTTATGGAACAGTGAAGAGTGTTTTATTGACAATAAACGGCCCAATGAGGaatgaaataaaacaaaatgaTCCTTATGGAATGTGTAATGGAACTTTATGTCTTAGTAACATTGCAGAAGTTACTGAAAAAAATAGAGTTGCTTGTAAGCCAATTTACAACTCTAGTCTTCAATCATGGACTTCACCAAATATGCTTTCCGGTCCTTATTCAATGTTTGTACATTTTGCAAATGAAGAAATGGGTTATCCATATGGTATGGATTTTGTTTTTTCCTCAAGATCTATCaataattcttatttatcTGCTCTTACTGGTTGCTTTAAGGATAAGATTGGAAGATTCTTATCTGAAAGATATATCATCTCAAAGATGGTTCATTGTGGAGCACCATATTTGATTGGAACAGGACCAGATGTTTCAAAGGCTAAGGATACTGTTATTAATTCAACCTTTGTTGGAACTACAATGCAAGGAAAGAGCTACAAATGTGTTGTTCAGGCACGAGATCTTGAGACTTATAGTATTTCTGCAGTTACTGCACTTGCTTGCTCTTTCTCGATCATTTTTGATTATGATAATCTCCCACAAACTGCTGGATTTTCAACACCCTCTACTCTTTTTGGAGTCTCAGCTATCAAACAATGCCAAGATTTAGGAATTCAATTTGAAGTCGAGCACTtggaaaaataa
- a CDS encoding Ynr054cp, basal transcriptional activator hABT1, RRM domain containing protein — translation MTPEETTKELNKTNEKSEILSAFENAINDEKNRGIIYISRIPPKMQPHHIREIMSKFGEVDRIFLRPEDKSKHEQRVKMKGGNYIRYIDGWVEFKDKKVAKIVASSLNNTNVGGKKRHNAWRDDIWCIKYLSNFKWHNLTEHNRYLKSVRKTKLQARITQVQKENNFYLQQVEKAHRMKKSEKLDANNPTQQGNVDPNKSKTYEKPLIESNESKISQKSLISLL, via the coding sequence ATGACTCCAGAAGAAACTACTAAAGAATTAAACAAAACTAACGAGAAAAGTGAAATTCTTTCTGCATTTGAAAACGctattaatgatgaaaaaaatagaggaattatatatatttccaGAATACCTCCAAAAATGCAACCTCATCATATTAGAGAAATAATGTCCAAATTTGGTGAGGTAGACCGAATTTTTCTAAGACCTGAAGACAAATCAAAACATGAGCAGAGAGTTAAAATGAAGGGTGGAAACTATATCAGATATATTGATGGTTGGGTTGAATTCAAAGATAAAAAAGTTGCAAAAATAGTTGCAAGctcattaaataatacaaatgtTGGAGGTAAAAAAAGGCATAATGCTTGGAGAGATGACATTTGGtgtattaaatatttatccaATTTCAAGTGGCATAATCTGACAGAACATAACAGATATCTAAAATCTGTTAGAAAAACCAAACTTCAAGCCAGAATTACTCAAGTTCAAAAGGAAAACAACTTTTATCTACAACAGGTAGAAAAAGCTCATCGTATGAAGAAATCTGAGAAATTAGATGCTAATAATCCAACCCAACAAGGAAACGTCGACcctaataaatcaaaaaccTACGAAAAACCGCTCATTGAAAGTAATGAGAGTAAAATTAGCCAAAAATCGCTCATTAGCTTGCTTTGA
- a CDS encoding nucleosome assembly protein 19075338; besthit Py 23481872 (transcripts identified by EST): LHLIQISSAYKKVKMNTNTSGDKIEEIDEFEQHLSDESRQSLKKLKDLQIEFNLIEKEYLAEMRKLRSKFEAQYNEIYSKRDQILESGTVEESGTPGLPQFWITAMRNSRMLGSAIEEYDIPILSYLKNITSEWTSEQQSGFILNFNFAPNPFFEGTNIKKEYVMVFLEDDEPLLSNTVVSKIEWKQGRDPTQEVVVRRQRHKQSKEVRIVTETVHRESFFNFFKSLNVPSDEELAKMDRFDIMELESTVETDYEMGIFIRDKLIPYSLYWFTGEAVDEDDELEEDDEGDILNVDEDESDSESESSSESNSDTDSDSEDDRSNKISNRSNKKNLFGNMSNAKSFKRN; encoded by the coding sequence cttcatttaattcaaatttctaGTGCCTATAAAAAAGTTAAGATGAATACTAACACTTCTGGAGACAAGATAGAAGAAATCGACGAGTTCGAACAACATTTATCTGATGAGAGCAGGCAATCTCTCAAAAAACTTAAAGATTTGCAGATTGAATTTAACTTGATAGAAAAGGAATACTTGGCAGAAATGCGAAAACTCCgttcaaaatttgaagcTCAGTATAACGAAATTTATAGTAAAAGAGATCAAATTTTGGAATCAGGCACTGTTGAAGAATCTGGAACTCCTGGACTACCTCAATTTTGGATTACTGCAATGAGGAACAGCAGAATGCTAGGGTCAGCCATTGAAGAGTATGACATTCCTATTCTTTCATATCTTAAGAATATTACCTCGGAATGGACTTCAGAGCAACAATCTGgttttattcttaatttcAACTTTGCTCCAAATCCCTTCTTTGAAGgcacaaatattaaaaaagaatatgtTATGGTTTTCTTAGAAGACGATGAGCCATTATTAAGCAATACTGTTGTAAGCAAAATTGAATGGAAGCAAGGAAGAGACCCTACTCAAGAGGTTGTTGTCAGAAGGCAAAGACATAAACAATCCAAAGAAGTTCGTATTGTGACAGAAACTGTCCATAGAGAAAgcttctttaatttctttaaatctttaaatgtTCCTTCTGACGAAGAACTTGCAAAAATGGATCGTTTCGATATTATGGAACTTGAATCCACTGTAGAAACTGATTATGAAATGGGAATCTTTATTAGGGATAAATTGATTCCATACTCTCTATATTGGTTTACTGGTGAAGCTGTTGATGAAGATGACGAACTTGAAGAAGATGACGAAGGTGATATCCTTAATGTAGATGAAGACGAATCTGATAGTGAATCAGAAAGTAGTAGTGAAAGTAATAGCGATACTGATTCAGATAGTGAAGATGACAGATCTAATAAAATCAGTAATCGTAGCAATAAAAAGAACTTATTTGGAAACATGAGTAATGCAAAAtcttttaaaagaaattaa
- a CDS encoding thioredoxin peroxidase-like protein translates to MSTLVRKLAPNFTAEAVMADGSFKKVSLSDYRGKYVVLFFYPLNFTFVCPSEILAFNQAQKDFEKLGVQLLAVSVDSQYSHAAWRRTPLEQGGIGPVNFPLISDSSHSISKNYGVLLEEEGIALRGLFIIDKEGVVRSEVIYDLPLGRSVEETLRVIDALQFTETYGEVCPANWKKGQKGMSATHEGVSSYLKDSF, encoded by the coding sequence ATGAGTACATTAGTTAGAAAGTTAGCACCAAACTTTACTGCTGAAGCTGTTATGGCAGATGGTTCATTCAAGAAGGTCTCCTTGAGCGACTACAGAGGAAAATACGTTGTATTGTTCTTCTATCCATTAAACTTCACATTTGTATGTCCATCTGAAATCTTAGCATTCAATCAAGCACAAAAAGACTTTGAGAAATTGGGAGTACAGCTCCTCGCTGTCTCAGTTGATTCTCAATACTCCCATGCTGCATGGAGACGTACTCCTCTTGAACAAGGTGGAATTGGACCAGTCAATTTCCCACTTATCTCTGACTCATCTCATTCAATTAGCAAGAACTATGGTGTACTTCTCGAGGAAGAAGGTATTGCTCTCAGAGGTTTATTCATCATTGACAAGGAGGGTGTTGTTCGTTCTGAAGTAATCTATGACTTACCATTAGGAAGATCAGTCGAAGAAACTCTACGTGTTATTGATGCACTTCAATTCACTGAAACCTATGGTGAAGTTTGCCCAGCAAACTGGAAGAAGGGCCAAAAAGGAATGTCAGCTACTCATGAAGGTGTTTCCAGTTATCTTAAGGACTCATTTTag
- a CDS encoding extracellular protein with a signal peptide and 8 kazal repeats: protein MLFHLGALTWLSLFAHYAKLQMDSIDFSGTSDQDECSIQCNLNFFPYCATNGVTYINECFYMRARCLDPKIQLQKMPGIPCGLLGSMDATKYTGCEKGCAPVEFPYCGTNGVTYINNCALDIAMCEDANIQLARLPGLACGSETKFSISTSECEGLCSEHYIPYCGSDGKTYINYCEFRKSRCRDPTLSIVGFPGLPCESQIYDEKVIIQQTRKIECLRKNKCSSILIPICGSDGVTYRNPCEFKRARCRDPSLRRANILLPCGSKISDGVENIIDKMPNTTSTGIHKSCWFKCTKVWEYPLCGSDGITYSSYCEMRNALCLDPDLRLVKIPGVKCSGDFQFTNPIEIDKCRDDCPFGKTLSYICGSDNKTYFSYCEFSNEMCRNPELYLAKPMGFPCREEDRNKDLESVAKEYQTMDEVYFGITNFKSNAFEEKIEESRMTENSVIVINNANLQEEIRNGIEKNSGLLFDNKIYNSNNYNHIETNNTLHKNITNMLGYEVHMLNHGLETTNCEFDCSHSPRMAHCGSNMLTYPSGCAFHRDQCRNPKLQLVAEPGIPCSELGNFRITQEKMQECLRDCTHSQKVYHCLNTGETIYSYCEFLYLQCLISGYRIIGHAGIPCDDISEYRYYKKSSNESSIDNSKTNDFNVGGGDYLENKEREFQKKIREMLNEIPSYEYTGLNRINHNY from the coding sequence ATGTTATTTCACCTAGGAGCGCTAACATGGTTGAGTTTATTTGCTCATTATGCAAAGCTTCAAATGGATTCTATTGATTTTTCAGGAACCTCAGACCAAGATGAGTGCAGTATCCAAtgtaatttaaattttttccCATATTGTGCAACAAATGGGGTAACTTATATAAATGAATGTTTTTATATGAGAGCAAGATGTTTAGATccaaaaattcaattacAAAAGATGCCAGGAATACCATGTGGATTACTTGGATCAATGGATGCAACTAAATATACTGGATGTGAGAAAGGGTGTGCTCCAGTAGAGTTTCCATATTGTGGTACAAATGGTGTAACTTATATAAATAACTGTGCATTGGATATAGCTATGTGCGAAGATGCAAACATTCAATTGGCAAGATTACCAGGTTTAGCGTGTGGAAGTGAGACtaaattttctatttcaacTTCAGAATGCGAAGGATTATGTTCAGAGCATTATATTCCCTATTGTGGTTCTGATGGAAAAacatatattaattattgtgAATTTAGAAAGTCTAGATGCAGAGATCCAACTCTATCAATTGTTGGTTTTCCAGGATTACCTTGTGAGAGTCAGATTTACGatgaaaaagttattattcaaCAGACAAGAAAAATTGAAtgtttaagaaaaaataaatgttCATCTATATTAATACCAATATGTGGATCAGATGGTGTAACTTATAGGAACCCATGCGAATTTAAGAGAGCAAGATGTAGAGATCCTAGTTTAAGAAGAGCAAATATACTTTTACCTTGTGGGAGTAAAATATCTGATGgtgttgaaaatattattgataaaatgCCAAATACTACATCAACTGGAATTCATAAATCATGTTGGTTTAAATGTACTAAAGTATGGGAATATCCATTATGTGGTTCAGATGGTATAACTTATAGTAGTTATTGTGAAATGAGAAATGCTTTATGTTTGGATCCAGATTTAAGACTTGTCAAAATTCCTGGAGTGAAATGTTCAGGTGATTTTCAATTTACTAATCCAAtagaaattgataaatgCAGGGATGATTGCCCATTTGGTAAGACATTATCATATATATGTGGAAGTGATAATAAGACATATTTTAGTTACTGTGAATTTAGTAATGAAATGTGTAGAAATCctgaattatatttagCAAAGCCTATGGGATTTCCATGTAGAGAGGAAGATAGAAATAAAGATCTGGAATCTGTAGCTAAAGAGTATCAGACTATGGATGAGGTATATTTTGGCATtacaaatttcaaatctAATGCTTTTGAGGAAAAGATTGAAGAATCAAGAATGACAGAAAATTCTGttattgtaataaataatgcAAATTTACAAGAAGAAATCAGAAATGGAATAGAAAAGAATTCtggtttattatttgataataaaatttacaatagtaataattataacCATATTGAGACTAATAATACATTACATAAgaatattactaatatgCTTGGCTATGAGGTTCATATGTTAAATCATGGATTAGAGACAACTAATTGTGAATTTGATTGTAGTCATTCACCTAGAATGGCTCATTGTGGCAGTAATATGTTAACATATCCTTCAGGATGTGCATTTCATAGAGATCAATGTAGAAATCCAAAATTACAGCTTGTTGCAGAGCCAGGAATACCATGCTCAGAATTGGGAAATTTTAGGATTACTCAAGAAAAGATGCAGGAATGTTTGAGGGATTGTACTCATTCTCAGAAAGTTTATCATTGTTTGAATACTGGAGAAACTATATATAGTTATTGtgaatttctttatctACAATGTTTAATTTCTGGATATAGAATAATTGGACATGCGGGAATTCCATGTGATGATATAAGTGAATACAGGTATTATAAGAAATCATCAAATGAGAGTTCTATTGATAATAGTAAAACAAATGATTTTAATGTTGGTGGTGGTGAttatcttgaaaataaagaacGTGAATTTCAGAAGAAGATCAGAGAAATGCTTAATGAGATACCTTCTTATGAATATACTGGTTTAAATAGAATCAATCACAATTATTAG
- a CDS encoding ASF1 anti-silencing function 1 like protein, translated as KYKKYRKKKMSLVNVTSVKVFKNPTEITDPFEFEISFECLQNLEEDLEWKIVYISCAESKDMDQELDCIALGPITRGALKFIFKAPSPDFTKIPPEDIHGMAVVLILGSYRNEEFIRIGYYVHNVYTDPLLEDNPPDIPILDKLQRIILSESPRLTRFNIGWDTKQEDQNLSSCCDEDQINSQKSSNNDSQDSINSQISSNSSPKPSQISNLNSQKLSSSQGPTSQSSNPNNNENLDANMSTISSN; from the coding sequence aaatataaaaaatatagaaaaaaaaaaatgtcaCTAGTAAATGTAACTTCAGTTAAAGTTTTTAAGAATCCAACAGAAATTACAGATCCTTTcgaatttgaaatttcttttgaatgTCTACAAAATCTAGAAGAAGATCTTGAATGGAAAATTGTATATATTAGTTGTGCAGAATCTAAAGATATGGACCAAGAACTTGATTGTATTGCCTTAGGACCTATAACAAGAGGAgcattaaaatttatttttaaagcTCCTTCTCCAGATTTTACAAAAATTCCTCCTGAAGATATACATGGAATGGCAGTAGTTTTAATTCTTGGATCCTAtagaaatgaagaatttatcAGAATAGGATATTATGTACATAATGTTTACACTGATCCCTTACTTGAAGATAATCCACCTGATATTCCAATTCTTGATAAACTTCAAAGAATTATTCTTAGTGAATCTCCAAGACTTACtagatttaatattggtTGGGATACTAAACAAGAAGATCAAAATCTTTCATCTTGTTGTGATGAAGATCAAATAAACTCACAAAAGAGTTCAAATAATGACTCTCAAGACTCTATTAATTCTCAAATATCCTCAAACTCTTCTCCTAAACCTTctcaaatttcaaatttaaatagcCAAAAACTTTCTTCTTCCCAAGGTCCCACATCTCAATCCTCCAATCccaataataatgagaATTTGGATGCAAATATGTCCACTATAAGCTCCAATTAA
- a CDS encoding Low complexity protein with large Glu repeat, producing MAELIMGVDFDNKKEYVKEYNLGKNEDIVELIRILRIQEESRKSLEEEIQVIVSNNENLKQELISSNEMVNYWKDQYEICNESLKIVNEEFEQLKAYDENMNTFNKTFKSMECKKCGYEWKKINVENDYRDLNSKITDNDLENFLDITNILVSSLYMNEMEDLTIEENNDIILNEDNIIKDQEFEKLKIENEELKILLKKKEGIIMDLQNELGQIKSRLMVEKSLPNIFKIVNNDLLDDKTSEDDDTPESSYFKVTLDDKELMNDKNKKNYLDQLKSINKKRKIAFCLDNDLDTKELKLSESLEDLNGLNNINNELLEQVNVMNKISDIENIETNIDVNEKSGKYEEVNSNEIGKLRVESELVEGLSWEDDVWEEEEEEEEEEEEEEEEEGEEERLRKEMEKERLRKEEEERIRIEEEKERLRIEEEERIRIEEEERLRKEEEDSSVRREKLVTNIMNENDLNEFIRGEGLKSSEMINEVEGSKKNIIGLKSFLDDFVSHISGSINDDINEKEENKDDNSFKDIFDSYNNNNNNNNNNSNSNNIPSFTGFVSNIKSFFNDERSNPVVDWNLKKIQDNLIDSKNNSNNSMICEQIKMNNESNGMINSNWDSNDWGFDEDFEEEETEKEEGKEEARNEEEERKEEEKVDDNWGDDFFSDESDGNNDKGYIEDESELRKSNDLVIINSLNFSELSSEEKVQDQTKKVENSKNEFNNWDNIDDWSDEFGSFDKEEERIRIEEEEERLRKEEEEERIRKEEEERIRKEEEERLRIEEEERIRKEEERIRKEEEERLRKEEERIRKEEEERLRREEEERLRKEEEERLRKEEERLRKEEEEERIRKEEEERIRKEEEERLRKEEERLRKEEEEERIRKEEEERLRKEEEERLRKEEEERLRKEEEEERIRKEEEERLRREEEERLRKEEEERIRKEEEERLRKEEEEERIRIEEEERLRKEEEERLRIEEEERIRKEEEEERLRREEEEERIRKEEEERLRKEEEERLRKEEEERIRKEEERIRKEEEERLRKEEEERLRIEEEERIRKEEERIRKEEERIRKEEEEERLRKEEEERLRIEEEERIRKEEEEERLRREEEEERIRKEEEERLRREEEERLRKEEEERLRKEEEERLRIEEEERLRREEEERIRKEEERIRKEEKKPIIKDIIENNNFEIEKNIDSSWEDEWDFDDDFNNDFDNNNNSNNINNINNNNNNAEIQNNESEDEWEYNNRDKFTDNSINELKEINDNSWEDEWDFEEDLDNDNNNNNNNNNNNNSTNNINNDSAFIQNFSWDDDKWSSNDEININDNDNNNDNNNHQIISSNFNINNETIDQNNQKLNEQFISLSSPNNANSNNSNAISNNININNNNPLSFVEWKDEDDFWSESEINSDNLSSKDSFEFKNDNNNNNNININNINGNNDEKSNSNSNWNDLNWSDDEF from the coding sequence ATGgcagaattaataatgggagtagattttgataataaaaaagagtatgttaaagaatataatttagGAAAAAATGAGGATATTGTTGAGTTAATTCGTATTTTGAGAATACAAGAAGAATCAAGAAAATCAttggaagaagaaataCAGGTAATAgtatcaaataatgaaaatttgaaacaggaattaatttctaGTAATGAAATGGtaaattattggaaagaTCAATATGAAATTTGTAATGAATCATTAAAGATAgtaaatgaagaatttgaacaATTGAAAGCTTATGATGAGAATATGAAtacatttaataaaacaTTTAAGAGTATGGAATGCAAAAAATGTGGATATGAATGGAAGAAGATAAATGttgaaaatgattatagagatttaaattcaaaaataacaGATAATGATTTAGAGAATTTTTTAGATATAACAAATATTCTAGtttcttcattatataTGAATGAGATGGAAGACTTAAcaatagaagaaaataatgatataattttaaatgaagataatataataaaagatcAGGAATTTGAGAAGCTTAAGATTGAGAATGAGGAACTTAAGATACTTTTAAAGAAGAAGGAaggaataataatggatTTACAGAATGAATTAGGTCAAATAAAGAGTAGATTAATGGTAGAAAAGAGTTTaccaaatatatttaaaatagtgaataatgatttattgGATGATAAAACATCAGAGGATGATGATACTCCAGAATCTAGTTATTTTAAAGTTACATTAGatgataaagaattaatgaatgataagaataaaaagaattatttggatcaattgaaatctattaataagaaaagaaagataGCATTTTGTTTAGATAATGATTTGGATACTAaggaattaaaattatcagAAAGTTTGGAAGATTTGAATggtttaaataatattaataatgaattattagaaCAAGTTAATGTCATGAATAAGATTTCAGATATTGAGAATATTGAAACAAATATAGATGTTAATGAAAAGAGTGGTAAATATGAAGAGGTGAATAGTAATGAAATCGGTAAATTAAGAGTTGAATCAGAATTAGTAGAGGGTTTGAGTTGGGAAGATGATGTTTGggaggaggaggaagaagaagaagaagaggaagaagaggaagaagaagaagaaggaGAAGAGGAAAGATTAAGAAAAGAGATGGAAAAAGAAAGACTCAGaaaagaggaggaagagaGAATCAGAATAGAAGAAGAGAAGGAAAGACTCAGgatagaagaagaagagagAATTAGaatagaagaagaggagAGACTTAGaaaagaggaggaagaTTCGAGTGTTAGAAGAGAAAAATTGGttactaatattatgaATGAGAATgatttgaatgaatttattagaGGAGAGGGATTGAAAAGTAGTGAAATGATAAATGAAGTGGAGGGatcaaaaaagaatataatagGCTTAAAGTCATTTTTGGATGATTTTGTGAGCCATATTTCAGGATCtattaatgatgatattaatgaaaaggAAGAGAATAAGGATGATAATAGTTTCAAGGACATTTTTGATTcctataataataacaataataataataataataatagtaattcaaataaCATTCCATCTTTTACAGGATTTGTCTCAAATATCAAAAGCTTCTTTAATGATGAAAGGAGTAATCCTGTTGTTGATTGGAATCTTaagaaaattcaagatAACTTAATAGattcaaagaataattctaataacTCAATGATTTGtgaacaaattaaaatgaataatgaAAGTAATGGTAtgattaattcaaattggGATAGCAACGATTGGGGATTCGATGAGgattttgaagaagaggaaacagaaaaagaagaaggGAAAGAAGAAGCGAGAAATGAGGAGGAGGAAAGAAAAGAGGAGGAGAAGGTAGATGATAATTGGGGTGATGACTTTTTCAGTGATGAAAGTGATggtaataatgataaaggTTATATAGAAGATGAATCTGAGTTGAGAAAGAGTAATGATTTAgttataataaatagttTAAACTTTAGCGAATTGTCATCAGAGGAAAAAGTTCAAGATCAAACAAAAAAAGTAgagaattcaaaaaatgaatttaataattgggataatattgatgattGGAGTGACGAATTTGGGAGTTTTGATAAGGAGGAAGAGAGAATTAGaatagaagaagaggaagaaagGCTTAGaaaagaggaggaagaagagaggattagaaaagaagaggaagagaGAATCAGaaaagaggaggaagagaGACTTAGaatagaagaagaggagAGGATCAGAAAAGAGGAGGAGAGAATAAGaaaagaggaggaagagagacttagaaaagaagaggagagaatcagaaaagaagaggaggaGAGACTTAGAAGAGAAGAGGAGGAGAGACTCAGAAAGGAGGAGGAAGAAAGACttagaaaagaagaggagAGACTCAGaaaagaggaggaagaagagaggattagaaaagaagaggaagagaGAATCAGaaaagaggaggaagagagacttagaaaagaagaggagAGACTCAGaaaagaggaggaagaagagaggattagaaaagaagaggaagaaagacttagaaaagaagaggaagagaGACTTAGaaaagaggaggaagagagacttagaaaagaagaggaagaggagAGGATTAGAAAAGAGGAAGAGGAGAGACTTAGAAGAGAAGAGGAAGAGAGACTCAGaaaagaggaggaagagaGAATCAGaaaagaggaggaagaaagacttagaaaagaagaggaagaagagaGGATTAGAATAGAGGAGGAAGAAAGACttagaaaagaagaggaagaaagACTTAGaatagaagaagaggagaggattagaaaagaagaggaagaagaaaggCTTAGAAGagaagaggaagaggagaggattagaaaagaagaagaggagagacttagaaaagaagaggaggaGAGACTCAGAAAGGAGGAGGAAGAGAGAAtcagaaaagaagaagagaggattagaaaagaagaggaggaGAGACTCAGaaaagaggaggaagagaGACTTAGaatagaagaagaggagAGGATCAGAAAAGAGGAGGAGAgaataagaaaagaagaagagagGATTAGaaaagaggaggaagaagaaagacttagaaaagaagaggaagagaGACTTAGaatagaagaagaggagAGGATTAGaaaagaggaggaagaagaaaggCTTAGAAGagaagaggaagaggagaggattagaaaagaagaagaggagaGACTTAGAAGAGAAGAGGAGGAGAGACTCAGAAAGGAGGAGGAAGAAAGACttagaaaagaagaggaagaaagACTTAGaatagaagaagaggagAGACTTAGAAGAGAAGAGGAAGAGAGAAtcagaaaagaagaagagaggattagaaaagaagaaaaaaaacctataataaaagatataatagaaaataataattttgaaattgagaaaaatattgattcaaGTTGGGAAGATGAATGGGATTTCGATgatgattttaataatgatttcgataacaataataatagtaataatataaataatattaataataacaataacaATGCCgaaatacaaaataatgaatcaGAAGATGAATGggaatataataatagagATAAATTTACtgataattcaataaatgaattaaaagaaattaatgataatagtTGGGAAGATGAATGGgattttgaagaagattTAGATAAtgacaataataataataataataataataataataataactccactaataatattaataatgattcaGCTTTTATTCAAAACTTTAGCTGGGATGATGATAAATGGTCAtcaaatgatgaaattaatattaatgataatgataataataatgataataataatcatcaaattatttcttcaaattttaatattaataatgaaacaattgatcaaaataatcaaaaattaaatgaacaatttatttctttatcatCACCAAATAATgctaattctaataattctaatgctatttctaataatattaatattaataataataatcctCTAAGTTTTGTTGAATGgaaagatgaagatgatttCTGGAGTGAAAGTGAAATAAATAGTGATAACCTATCTAGCAAAgattcttttgaatttaaaaatgataataataataataataatattaatattaataatattaatggtaataatgatgaaaaaagTAATTCCAACTCTAATTGGAATGATTTAAATTGGTCTGATGatgaattttaa